From one Prochlorococcus marinus str. MIT 0912 genomic stretch:
- the lptC gene encoding LPS export ABC transporter periplasmic protein LptC, whose translation MKKTYIYFLIVLAIYPLLGCQKSSKPLAQLDNNSYITNFELLQKNTSNDTRIRITSPKATLDQTNNIIEIVDSSIEIINKDGQDFKVKSGYSTINNMSNLINVFNSVTISFIDNKDYYITTNSFNWDLNTSIIDIDSPLNMNLDNTKIVATNGLYNLDLNRFKIDNSVFNRTFYNSEGKITYQVEIKSDLANWLKNENSLVFKSNGKQVETSIKFLTTK comes from the coding sequence GTGAAAAAAACTTACATATATTTTCTAATAGTATTAGCAATATATCCTTTATTGGGATGTCAAAAATCTTCTAAACCTCTTGCTCAGTTGGATAATAATAGTTATATTACAAATTTCGAATTACTTCAAAAAAATACAAGTAATGATACACGTATAAGAATCACGAGCCCTAAAGCCACACTAGATCAAACCAATAATATTATCGAAATCGTCGATAGCTCAATTGAAATAATTAACAAAGATGGTCAAGACTTTAAAGTTAAGTCTGGTTATTCGACTATAAATAATATGTCGAATCTTATAAATGTATTTAACAGTGTCACAATTTCATTTATTGATAATAAAGACTATTATATTACTACAAATTCATTTAATTGGGATTTAAATACCTCAATAATTGATATCGATAGTCCGCTTAATATGAATCTAGATAATACAAAAATTGTAGCAACTAATGGATTATATAATTTAGATTTAAACCGTTTTAAAATTGATAATTCTGTATTTAATAGAACTTTTTATAATTCTGAAGGGAAAATAACCTATCAGGTTGAAATTAAGTCTGACTTAGCTAATTGGCTGAAAAATGAGAATTCATTAGTATTTAAATCAAATGGTAAACAAGTTGAAACATCTATTAAGTTTCTAACCACTAAGTAA
- the metG gene encoding methionine--tRNA ligase — MKYTITTPLYYVNDKPHLGSSYTTIACDAIARFQRLNGNSVLFLTGVDEHGQKIERTAESKELLPQVHCDQITEKYKYLWDKLNISYDRFVRTTSEEHTSLVHQFYSKVLKSDDVYMGRQSGWYCVGCEEYKDIDENDKSPICSIHNKELEWRDEENLFFKLSKYQDQIEKLIRIDGFISPKSRKNEIINFVSKGLRDFSISRVNLKWGINVPGNKDHTFYVWFDALLGYVSGSLRDQSSPKLTEENLSNWPANIHVIGKDILRFHAVYWPAMLLSAGMKTPLSVFGHGFLTREGQKMGKSLGNVLDPIELLEYGGIDAMRWYLLRDIEFGEDGDFQMKRFVDIVNSDLSNTIGNLLNRTITMSKKWFKEKIPIDDTSLPESPLKVQSEIKIIEYMESFKESNFKNSANAIIELANSANLYLNEREPWKLIKDLTNKNIVACDLYSVLESCRIIAILLNPFVPNLSIRILNQLNVDSLSITFEKSLHWGLLDPDNGLQDPTPVMDKIEFNESSL, encoded by the coding sequence ATGAAATACACAATTACGACACCACTTTATTATGTTAATGACAAGCCTCATCTAGGTAGTTCTTATACAACAATTGCTTGTGATGCAATAGCTCGATTTCAAAGACTAAATGGAAATTCGGTTCTTTTTCTTACTGGTGTTGATGAACATGGTCAAAAAATTGAACGAACTGCTGAAAGTAAAGAACTTCTACCTCAAGTTCATTGTGATCAAATTACAGAAAAATATAAGTATTTATGGGATAAATTAAATATTAGCTATGATCGTTTTGTAAGAACTACCTCTGAAGAACATACATCGTTAGTTCATCAATTTTATTCCAAAGTATTGAAATCTGATGATGTTTATATGGGTAGACAAAGTGGATGGTACTGCGTTGGTTGTGAGGAATATAAAGATATTGATGAGAATGATAAAAGTCCCATTTGTTCAATTCATAATAAAGAATTAGAATGGAGAGACGAAGAGAATTTATTTTTTAAATTATCAAAATATCAAGACCAAATCGAAAAATTAATCCGAATTGATGGATTTATTTCTCCGAAAAGTAGAAAAAACGAAATTATAAATTTTGTCTCTAAAGGGTTAAGAGATTTCTCGATATCCAGAGTAAACTTAAAATGGGGAATAAATGTTCCTGGCAACAAGGATCATACTTTTTATGTTTGGTTCGATGCCTTATTAGGTTATGTTAGTGGATCTCTTCGTGATCAAAGCTCCCCTAAACTCACCGAAGAAAATTTGTCTAATTGGCCTGCAAATATACATGTAATTGGTAAGGATATACTCAGGTTTCATGCTGTTTATTGGCCAGCAATGCTACTTTCCGCTGGTATGAAAACACCTCTAAGTGTCTTTGGCCACGGTTTTTTAACTCGAGAAGGTCAAAAAATGGGTAAATCACTTGGTAACGTTCTTGACCCCATTGAACTACTTGAATACGGTGGTATCGATGCAATGAGATGGTATCTATTGAGAGATATTGAATTTGGAGAAGATGGTGATTTTCAAATGAAACGATTTGTCGATATTGTCAACAGTGATTTAAGTAATACTATTGGTAATTTGTTAAACAGAACAATTACAATGTCTAAAAAATGGTTTAAAGAAAAAATCCCTATAGATGATACTTCTTTACCTGAATCTCCTCTTAAGGTTCAATCTGAAATAAAAATAATTGAATATATGGAATCATTTAAGGAAAGTAATTTCAAAAACTCTGCGAATGCTATTATTGAGCTAGCGAATAGTGCAAATCTTTATCTAAATGAACGAGAACCTTGGAAACTAATTAAAGATTTAACAAATAAAAATATTGTAGCCTGTGATTTATATTCAGTACTAGAATCTTGCCGAATCATTGCAATATTACTAAATCCCTTTGTGCCGAATTTAAGTATTAGAATATTAAATCAACTAAATGTTGATTCTTTATCTATTACTTTTGAAAAATCATTGCATTGGGGTTTGTTAGATCCTGATAATGGACTACAAGATCCAACTCCTGTTATGGATAAAATTGAGTTCAATGAGAGTTCTTTATAG
- the pheT gene encoding phenylalanine--tRNA ligase subunit beta has product MKVSVSWLKNLVEFNNDIDELAEKLSMTGFEVESLEDLSDQAKNVVIGFVEEITPHPNAEKLKVCSVDVGLPNKLNIVCGAPNVKAGYHVLVAKVGAYLSSKSLKIKLSNLRGIESEGMICSLDELGIESSNEGIEILEENGLIIPPIGSNAVDYLGLNDTIIELAITANRPDGMSMVGIAREISTISNSKLTLPILDYNYEFEKFVPNIKDKETIGSDCVYTLTYIDNINNTGKINKSISNKLSSLRQNCINPVVDITNYLMLEQGQPLHAFDADLLENIVGRKVIPNDFGIRNGKEGESIVALDNKEYKLNKKIKLITCNDVPIAIAGVIGGKNSSVSSKTTRVWLEAAVFSSTSIRNSSREIGLRTDASSRYEKGISPNMTTAVSKRASELISLELGGDIKSNHVNNEFIKRDIIVKLRLDKIHRVLGKLGRRDTNKLENDSNTFSYLNKDEIEPLLTKLGCQLTSISSGWDVKIPPYRSSDLTREIDLIEEIARLIGYDNFDSNMPDPLEPGVLTPTNLVERRLRNSFIHNGFQEVVTSSLVGPDNTDENAVLIKNPLLSETSRLRTNVWDEHLKILQRNISFGAEGCWIFEIAKTYKIDKERFIETNLLAGSLTGNKQFSKWGKASKQISLDYFEARGKLKQSLEVLGIETVDKQLTEKDFMHPGRTSELFVEGKSIGFFGQIHPSMSEKYDLIKETYLFNLEFDALIRAATRKTNWTRTYKDYPTVPFMERDIALIHSKKYTSLEIINVIKKSGRPLLEKVELIDRYEGSTIPDDSVSQAFRIKYRDPKKTLVEEDINPIHEKIRNALKEKIKAELRS; this is encoded by the coding sequence ATGAAGGTATCAGTTTCCTGGCTAAAAAATCTTGTTGAATTTAACAATGATATTGATGAATTGGCTGAAAAGCTTTCAATGACTGGTTTTGAAGTTGAGTCATTAGAAGACCTATCAGATCAAGCAAAAAATGTTGTTATTGGTTTTGTTGAAGAAATTACACCACATCCAAATGCCGAAAAGCTCAAAGTTTGTTCTGTAGATGTTGGTTTACCTAATAAGCTAAATATTGTTTGTGGTGCACCAAACGTAAAAGCTGGATATCACGTCCTTGTAGCAAAGGTTGGAGCTTATTTATCTTCAAAGTCATTGAAAATAAAACTATCTAATTTACGAGGCATAGAAAGCGAGGGAATGATTTGCTCATTGGATGAATTAGGGATTGAAAGTAGTAATGAAGGTATAGAAATTCTTGAAGAAAATGGATTAATTATACCTCCAATTGGTTCAAATGCAGTCGATTATCTTGGTTTGAATGACACCATAATTGAATTAGCTATTACGGCTAACAGACCTGATGGTATGTCTATGGTTGGTATAGCACGAGAAATATCAACAATATCAAATTCAAAATTAACATTACCAATATTAGATTACAATTATGAGTTTGAAAAGTTTGTACCTAATATAAAAGACAAAGAAACAATAGGTTCAGACTGTGTTTACACACTTACATATATAGATAATATAAACAATACTGGAAAGATAAATAAATCTATTTCTAATAAATTAAGTTCATTAAGACAAAATTGTATAAATCCAGTTGTAGACATAACAAATTATTTAATGCTGGAACAAGGTCAACCTCTACACGCCTTTGATGCAGATCTATTAGAAAATATAGTTGGTAGAAAAGTTATTCCAAATGATTTCGGTATTAGAAATGGTAAGGAAGGTGAATCAATTGTTGCACTCGATAATAAAGAATATAAATTAAATAAAAAAATAAAGTTAATTACATGTAACGATGTTCCAATTGCAATAGCTGGGGTTATCGGTGGAAAAAATAGTTCTGTAAGTTCTAAAACAACAAGGGTTTGGTTAGAAGCAGCTGTATTTTCCTCTACATCAATTAGGAATAGTAGTAGAGAGATAGGCCTCAGAACTGATGCAAGTAGTAGATACGAAAAAGGTATATCACCTAATATGACAACAGCTGTTTCTAAAAGAGCTAGTGAACTTATTTCGTTAGAATTAGGAGGAGATATTAAATCAAATCATGTTAATAATGAATTTATTAAAAGAGATATAATTGTTAAACTTAGATTGGATAAAATACATAGAGTCCTAGGTAAATTAGGCCGTAGAGATACTAATAAATTAGAAAATGATAGCAATACATTTAGTTATCTTAATAAGGACGAAATCGAGCCTCTTCTAACAAAACTTGGTTGCCAGCTTACTTCTATATCTAGTGGTTGGGATGTAAAGATTCCACCATACAGGTCATCTGATTTAACAAGAGAAATCGATTTAATAGAAGAGATAGCAAGACTAATTGGATATGATAATTTTGATTCAAATATGCCCGATCCTCTTGAACCAGGAGTACTAACACCTACTAATTTGGTTGAAAGACGATTACGAAATTCTTTTATCCATAATGGTTTTCAGGAAGTAGTTACTTCTTCACTTGTTGGTCCAGATAATACTGATGAAAATGCAGTATTAATCAAAAATCCATTACTATCAGAAACAAGTAGATTAAGAACAAATGTGTGGGATGAACATCTTAAAATCCTTCAGAGAAATATATCATTTGGGGCTGAAGGGTGTTGGATATTTGAAATAGCAAAAACATACAAAATAGACAAAGAAAGATTTATTGAAACTAATTTATTAGCAGGTTCGTTGACTGGGAATAAACAATTTAGTAAGTGGGGTAAAGCATCTAAACAAATATCATTAGACTATTTTGAAGCAAGAGGAAAACTTAAGCAGTCTCTTGAAGTTCTAGGAATTGAAACCGTTGATAAGCAACTTACCGAAAAAGATTTCATGCATCCGGGTCGAACATCAGAATTATTTGTCGAAGGAAAAAGTATTGGCTTCTTTGGACAAATTCACCCTTCTATGTCTGAAAAATATGATCTAATTAAAGAAACATATTTATTTAACCTCGAATTTGATGCATTGATCAGAGCCGCGACAAGGAAAACAAATTGGACAAGAACTTACAAGGATTACCCGACTGTTCCTTTCATGGAAAGAGATATTGCTCTTATTCATTCAAAAAAATATACGTCCTTAGAAATAATAAATGTAATAAAGAAATCTGGAAGACCACTTTTAGAGAAAGTGGAATTAATAGACCGTTACGAGGGATCTACTATTCCCGATGATTCAGTTAGCCAGGCTTTTAGAATAAAATACAGAGATCCTAAAAAAACCCTAGTAGAAGAAGATATAAATCCAATACACGAAAAAATACGAAATGCTCTTAAAGAAAAAATAAAAGCGGAACTTAGAAGCTAG
- the rpsR gene encoding 30S ribosomal protein S18: protein MTNSLFKQKLSPIKPGDPIDYKDVELLKKFITDRGKILPRRLTGLTAKQQRDLTTAVKRARIIALLPFVNPEG, encoded by the coding sequence ATGACTAATTCACTATTTAAACAAAAGCTCTCTCCCATTAAGCCTGGAGATCCTATTGACTATAAGGACGTAGAATTATTAAAAAAATTCATTACAGATAGAGGAAAGATTTTACCAAGAAGACTTACAGGATTAACAGCTAAGCAACAAAGAGATTTAACCACAGCAGTTAAACGAGCAAGAATTATTGCCTTACTTCCTTTTGTTAATCCAGAAGGTTAA
- a CDS encoding tRNA (cytidine(34)-2'-O)-methyltransferase: protein MSTFNSSRPRVALFQPRIPQNTGTIGRSCLAFDMSLDIIKPTGFSFDDKYLKRAGLDYWPNVDLHLYESFEEYKDSFSNSRFIALTKKSNKSISNIKYTDTDILLFGREDTGLPDKIMNKCEIVAGIPMPGGENQLKSGGVRSLNLSVACGIVCYSACLQLNLLNR, encoded by the coding sequence ATGAGTACATTTAATAGTTCTAGACCTCGGGTCGCATTGTTTCAACCAAGGATTCCACAGAATACTGGAACAATTGGAAGATCATGTTTAGCATTTGATATGTCCTTAGATATTATTAAGCCAACTGGCTTTAGCTTTGATGATAAATATTTAAAAAGAGCTGGTTTAGATTATTGGCCTAATGTTGATTTACATTTGTATGAATCATTTGAGGAATATAAAGATTCATTTTCTAATTCAAGGTTTATTGCTCTTACTAAGAAAAGCAATAAATCAATATCAAATATTAAATATACAGATACAGATATACTTTTATTTGGAAGAGAGGATACAGGATTACCAGATAAAATAATGAATAAGTGTGAAATCGTTGCCGGAATACCAATGCCAGGAGGTGAGAATCAATTAAAGAGTGGTGGTGTTAGAAGTTTGAATTTATCTGTTGCATGTGGAATTGTATGTT
- a CDS encoding ribonuclease catalytic domain-containing protein: protein MCNKIIDNEVKFIISRFKETSNINPLVKDLTHLKTYSIDDNQTLEIDDAISLERISNQTKLWIHIASPSSYFEYQSAVDMHARKLISTVYLSTKTYYMLPEILIKYVISLSDKEERESLSLGVIFNEDGTVSSSEIVRSLIKVDFRLNYTDADELIDYAPKEEEDLSIISTILQRRKCWRKKLGAIEILESYGKIIVEDNIPKLKIIDPTLSRQLISEAMILYGNIISNFTKVNNIPVPYRVQERIDKLTKPKINEQDNQVLNNFLLKKTLGKSYYSLNPLPHSSLGLTSYLHATSPIRRYADLLVNYQLNRYLTNKDLISKEEVELIIQKINNQGIQNIMRFREDQKFWLSKWFENNSVNQYQVLLLYWLNRYKNICILYFLDYNFSTICNLKSKVNINVGENLKVRNTINNNNDIVYFELI, encoded by the coding sequence ATGTGCAATAAGATAATAGATAATGAAGTTAAATTTATAATATCTAGATTTAAAGAAACAAGTAATATAAATCCATTAGTTAAAGACCTTACTCATCTTAAAACTTATTCTATAGATGATAATCAAACCCTAGAAATAGATGACGCTATTTCCTTAGAAAGAATATCTAATCAGACTAAGTTATGGATCCACATTGCCTCCCCTAGCTCGTATTTTGAATATCAATCAGCTGTTGATATGCATGCTAGAAAGCTTATTTCAACAGTTTATTTGTCTACTAAAACTTATTACATGCTTCCTGAAATTTTAATTAAGTATGTGATTAGTTTAAGTGATAAAGAAGAGAGAGAATCATTAAGCTTAGGTGTTATTTTTAACGAAGACGGTACCGTCTCTTCTTCAGAAATTGTACGGAGTTTAATTAAAGTAGACTTCAGGTTAAATTATACAGATGCTGATGAACTTATTGATTATGCGCCAAAAGAAGAAGAAGATTTAAGCATTATCTCTACAATTTTACAAAGAAGAAAATGTTGGCGAAAGAAATTAGGGGCTATAGAAATATTAGAATCATATGGAAAGATTATTGTTGAAGATAATATTCCAAAACTTAAGATAATAGATCCAACTTTATCAAGACAATTAATAAGTGAAGCTATGATCTTGTACGGAAATATAATTTCAAATTTTACCAAGGTAAATAATATACCTGTTCCCTATAGAGTTCAAGAACGTATAGATAAACTTACCAAACCTAAGATAAACGAACAGGATAATCAAGTTTTAAATAACTTTTTACTTAAGAAAACTTTGGGTAAGTCGTATTATTCTTTAAATCCTTTGCCTCATTCTAGTTTAGGATTAACATCTTATTTACATGCCACTTCACCGATTAGAAGATATGCTGACTTATTAGTTAATTATCAATTAAATAGATATCTTACTAATAAAGATCTTATTTCTAAAGAGGAGGTGGAACTAATTATTCAGAAGATTAATAATCAAGGGATACAAAATATTATGAGATTTAGAGAAGATCAAAAATTTTGGCTTAGCAAATGGTTCGAAAATAATTCGGTTAACCAATATCAAGTATTATTGCTATATTGGCTAAACAGATATAAAAATATTTGTATTTTATATTTTTTGGATTATAATTTCTCTACTATATGTAATCTAAAATCTAAGGTAAATATAAATGTTGGCGAGAACTTGAAAGTTAGAAATACAATCAATAATAATAATGATATAGTCTATTTTGAATTAATATAA
- a CDS encoding cofactor assembly of complex C subunit B — MYKISNLVIIFGAFLLILSIINIATSNEVNPTLIRAETISGVASIALITIGYLWTEINPTKPTKAKLHGKEGFELCNELSEDKKNELAWGSQQILTATAASTILIYWDDKVILRRGLISKKIFKPGEICNRSINQKRLISLVNTELFPGSDEFDCVLDDLPSVIVYPLSNRGLTIVGGWSKRSFTTSDEKWISGWSNKLFVLLSG; from the coding sequence ATGTATAAGATTTCAAACTTAGTTATAATATTTGGAGCGTTTCTATTAATTTTATCAATTATAAATATTGCTACTTCTAATGAAGTTAACCCAACTTTAATAAGAGCAGAAACAATATCAGGAGTTGCATCAATTGCTTTAATAACAATAGGCTATCTCTGGACTGAAATTAATCCGACAAAACCAACTAAAGCTAAGTTGCATGGAAAAGAAGGTTTTGAACTTTGTAATGAATTATCTGAAGATAAAAAAAATGAATTAGCGTGGGGAAGTCAGCAAATACTTACTGCAACTGCAGCAAGTACAATATTAATATATTGGGATGATAAAGTTATACTTAGAAGAGGACTGATATCTAAAAAAATATTTAAACCGGGAGAAATTTGTAATAGATCAATTAATCAAAAAAGGTTAATTTCATTAGTTAACACAGAATTATTTCCAGGAAGTGATGAGTTTGATTGCGTTTTAGATGATTTGCCTTCTGTAATAGTATATCCACTTTCTAATAGAGGCTTGACAATAGTTGGAGGTTGGTCGAAGAGATCCTTTACAACTTCTGATGAAAAATGGATTTCAGGATGGTCTAATAAGTTATTCGTGTTACTTAGTGGTTAG
- the rpmG gene encoding 50S ribosomal protein L33 has protein sequence MAKKGTRIVVTLECTESRSVPSSEKRSAGVSRYTTEKNRRNTTERLELKKFCPELNKMTIHREIK, from the coding sequence ATGGCTAAAAAAGGTACCAGAATAGTAGTCACTTTAGAATGTACTGAGTCTAGATCTGTACCTAGCTCAGAAAAACGTTCTGCAGGAGTATCTAGATACACTACAGAAAAAAATCGTAGAAACACTACCGAGAGACTTGAACTAAAAAAATTCTGTCCTGAATTAAATAAGATGACCATCCATAGAGAAATCAAATAA
- a CDS encoding bifunctional adenosylcobinamide kinase/adenosylcobinamide-phosphate guanylyltransferase has translation MIEPLSKNYKGLISITGPTKSGKSQLAEFLLKEQKSVTYIATSKPRLNDPVWQKRIDLHRMRRPDSWKLIENPKDICKEIKSIKETESILIDSIGGLVEHYLIEDEDHWENFQNKLLNCFIEENLCIVVVSEEVGWGIVPPTPIGHLFRERLTNLISLISRHSKKRLIAVNGIAIDLDNVGELIP, from the coding sequence ATGATCGAACCATTATCTAAAAATTATAAAGGACTAATATCAATTACAGGACCGACAAAAAGTGGGAAAAGTCAATTAGCGGAATTTTTATTAAAAGAGCAAAAATCCGTCACTTACATAGCAACATCTAAACCAAGACTAAATGATCCAGTATGGCAAAAAAGGATAGATCTCCACAGAATGAGAAGACCTGATAGCTGGAAGCTAATTGAGAATCCTAAAGACATCTGCAAAGAAATTAAATCGATCAAAGAAACTGAATCAATATTAATTGACTCAATAGGTGGCTTAGTTGAACATTACCTGATAGAAGATGAAGATCATTGGGAAAATTTTCAAAATAAATTGCTTAATTGCTTTATAGAGGAGAATTTATGCATTGTTGTTGTTTCAGAGGAAGTTGGATGGGGAATTGTGCCCCCCACACCAATAGGTCATTTATTTCGTGAACGTCTTACCAACCTAATCTCATTAATAAGTCGCCATTCAAAAAAAAGGTTAATTGCCGTCAACGGCATTGCAATTGATTTAGATAACGTTGGTGAACTTATTCCATGA